The Deltaproteobacteria bacterium PRO3 sequence GGCGCGATTTCGCCCGCCGGGGCGGCACCTTGGAGATGGTGCAGCTCTGGGTGAACTTGCCCGCGAAATTCAAGATGACCGAGCCGCGCTACCAAGACATTCTCGACGCCCAAATTCCGCAGGTCGAGCTGCCGAACGGCGCCGGACTGGCGCGGATCATCGCCGGCGAGCTCTCCGGAACCCGCGGCCCGGCCAAGACCTTCAGCCCCGTCGACCTCTGGGACTTGCGCCTCAATGCCGGCCGGCGAGCCGAGCTGCCACTGCCCGAGGGCCACACTGCCCAGCTCTTGCTGCTGCGCGGGCGCGCGGCGGTGCCGGGCGGCGAAACCTTGGAGGCCGCCGAGCTCGCCCTCTTCGAAGGGGCCGGAAACGGCATCGCCCTCGAGGCGCAGGAAGACGCGACGGCGTTGTTGATGAGCGGGGCCCCGATCGAGGAGTCGATCGCGGGCTACGGCCCCTTCGTCATGAACACCCGGGAAGAAATC is a genomic window containing:
- a CDS encoding pirin family protein, producing MKRLNQIRKAPRGHWVGDGFPVRSMFSYDRDGAAISPFLLLDYAGPAEFPPTEERLGVGEHPHRGFETVTVVYQGEVEHRDSAGHGGKIGPGDVQWMTAASGIVHEERHGRDFARRGGTLEMVQLWVNLPAKFKMTEPRYQDILDAQIPQVELPNGAGLARIIAGELSGTRGPAKTFSPVDLWDLRLNAGRRAELPLPEGHTAQLLLLRGRAAVPGGETLEAAELALFEGAGNGIALEAQEDATALLMSGAPIEESIAGYGPFVMNTREEILQAMQDYESGRMG